From Glycine max cultivar Williams 82 chromosome 11, Glycine_max_v4.0, whole genome shotgun sequence, the proteins below share one genomic window:
- the LOC100820520 gene encoding heavy-metal-associated domain-containing protein translates to MAAKKKNGGGNGNNKENEDSTITVVLKVEMHCDGCASKIIKHLRCFQGVETVKADSDAGKVTVTGKVDPTKVRDNLAEKIRKKVELVSPQPKKEQENEKENKDAKANNKSENNKTQDKKTKDKEVVTTAVLKLALHCQGCLDRIGKTVLKTKGVQEMAIDKEKEMVTVKGTMDVKALAENLMEKLKRRVEVVPPKKDKEGGGGDDEKEVSGKKKNKGGGGGDKNENIEDGIEKIEYNRMEYLAPPAFGFGYGPYGGGYGHGHGHGHGNIGGYSYVPVYPEQMHFHLHAPPPQIFSDENPNACSVM, encoded by the exons ATGGCCGCG aagaagaagaatggcgGCGGAAACGGCAACAACAAGGAGAACGAAGACAGCACCATCACCGTCGTCTTGAAGGTCGAAATGCACTGCGACGGTTGCGCTTCCAAAATCATCAAACACCTCCGCTGTTTCCAAG GTGTGGAAACGGTGAAGGCTGATAGCGACGCCGGGAAGGTGACCGTGACCGGAAAAGTGGACCCCACGAAAGTGAGGGATAACCTGGCGGAGAAGATAAGGAAGAAGGTGGAACTGGTGTCTCCGCAGCCCAAGAAGGAGCAGGAGAACGAGAAAGAGAACAAGGATGCTAAGGCAAACAACAAATCCGAGAATAACAAAACCCAGGACAAAAAAACCAAGGACAAAGAG GTGGTAACCACCGCTGTTCTGAAGCTGGCATTGCATTGCCAGGGTTGCCTAGACAGGATTGGCAAAACTGTGTTGAAAACCAAag GAGTGCAAGAAATGGCCATTGACAAGGAAAAGGAAATGGTGACTGTGAAAGGGACAATGGATGTTAAGGCTCTGGCAGAGAATCTCATGGAGAAGCTGAAGAGGAGGGTTGAGGTGGTTCCTccaaagaaagacaaggaaggtggtggtggtgatgatgaGAAGGAAGTAtcagggaagaagaagaacaagggtggtggtggaggagacaAGAATGAGAATATTGAAGATGGAATAGAGAAAATAGAGTATAACAGAATGGAGTATTTGGCACCACCTGCTTTTGGCTTTGGTTATGGACCTTATGGTGGTGGTTATGGACATGGACATGGGCATGGGCATGGCAACATTGGTGGGTATAGCTATGTGCCAGTGTACCCGGAGCAGATGCACTTTCACTTGCATGCACCACCACCACAAATTTTCAGTGATGAAAACCCGAATGCTTGTTCTGTCATGTGA